The Starkeya sp. ORNL1 DNA window CGATGGCATCGGTATCGCCAAGCTCCGTTAGGTCGTGCTCACGGCACGGTCTTGAGTGCTACGCCAGGACCGTCTCCACGTGGCGCAAAGCCGAACGTCTGCAGATGGGCGATGATACCGCGTCCGTAACGGCACGCAACGGCGTGCCATCGACTGAGCGAGGCGCATTCAGAGCCAAATCGACGGGGTTTTCGAACGTCAGCGGCACACTATATTGAGCCGGGCCCTTTACGCCCGATGCCGAGAGACGACGCCGGGAGCGAACAGATGGCGACGACATATCCGGTCACCCGCAGCGAGGCGGAATGGCGCCGGCTCCTGACCCCCGAGCAATACGACATCATGCGCGGCCACGGCACCGAAGCGCCGGGCAGTTGCGCCTTGTTGTTCGAGAAGCGCCTCGGCACGTTCCATTGCGTCGGGTGTGACTCGCCGCTGTTCGAGGGCAAGGTGAAGTTCGAGAGCGGCACCGGGTGGCCGAGCTTCAACGAGCCCATTGACGGGGCGGTGGAGACCACCACCGACCGCAGCTACGGCATGGTCCGCACCGAGGTGCACTGCGCGACGTGTGGCAGCCACCTCGGCCATGTATTTCCGGACGGGCCGCCGCCGAGCCATCAGCGCTATTGCATCAATGGCGTGGCGCTGAAGTTCGAGCCGAGATCCTGAAGCGTCCGCGGACAGCACTGGCGCGGGATTGCCCCCCGCGCTGACGACCGGTCAGACAGCCTCGTAGCCGCGCCCCTCTGTCGTGACCTCTCCAGAGCCCGCAAGCGCGACGAGAAAGTCGTTGTGCGTCATTGGCCGAGAGAACATCGGATAGTTCTTCTCGACCGCCATGCGCTGCTCTTCCTCGCTGAGCGTTGCCGTGCAGTCGGTGAGGGTGACGACGTCGTAGCCCTTCTCATAGCCGGTGCGCATCGTCGATTCGACGCAGCAATTGGTGAGGAAGCCGCCGAGGGCGATCGTCCTGATGCCGCGGCTGCGCAGGATGAAGTCGAGATTGGTGCTGGCGAAGCCGCATAGGCCACGCTTGCCCTCGATGACGATATCGCTTTCCAGCGGTTTCAGGTCATCGACGATCTCGGCGCCCCAGGAGCCCTTGCGGAACGAGCGGCTGTCGACCACCCCCTTGAGGATGCCATAAGGGTTCTGGCTAAGCTCGTGATAGTCGTCCGTGAAGGTGATGGGCGCAAAGACGATGGTGGCGCCGAGCGCGCGGGCCTGCTTCACCGTCTCGACGGAGTTCGGCAGCATCTGCGTCTGGTCCATGACCGGCTTGACCGCCTGGTGCAGCGTGCCGCCCTCGGTCGTGAAGTCGTTCTGATATTCGATAAGCACAAGCGCGGTGGACTTCGGATCCATTGCTTTCTCCCTTGTCGCAAAGGCTGCGCAGAGCCTGGAATGTCACAGAGACGCGATATACCGGCGAATACTGCGCCCGCATGTGAGACAGGCGCAAGAACCTGCCGCGACGGCCGTCGCGTCTATGGCGCCGCCGGCTGTCGATGCCGGCGCCCAGGTTCCACCCAAGGCCTTCTGCAGCGTGAAAGCCTGGATATCCATCACCAATGACATGCAGCAGGCGCTCGATCCCTCGCTGCGCCTCGAAACCGGCATGGTGCATGTCAGCGACACCACCGTCTCCGACGAGCCTCACGTTCCCTTCGGCGGCGTCAAGAACAGCGGCATCGCCCGCGAGGGCCGGCGCTACTCGCTGGAGAAACTCACCGAGGTGAAGTGGGTGACCCTGTAGATTCCCCCGACTGGAAATAGCCGGCCCGCACCGCGGCGCCAATGAAGTTCAAAATGATGTGCCCAGCCGTGATCGAGGTAAGGTCATTGATGTCGCGCGCGGGGGTGATTTCAACGAAGTCCATGCCGACAACCCGCCCTTT harbors:
- the msrB gene encoding peptide-methionine (R)-S-oxide reductase MsrB, whose product is MATTYPVTRSEAEWRRLLTPEQYDIMRGHGTEAPGSCALLFEKRLGTFHCVGCDSPLFEGKVKFESGTGWPSFNEPIDGAVETTTDRSYGMVRTEVHCATCGSHLGHVFPDGPPPSHQRYCINGVALKFEPRS
- a CDS encoding cysteine hydrolase, yielding MDPKSTALVLIEYQNDFTTEGGTLHQAVKPVMDQTQMLPNSVETVKQARALGATIVFAPITFTDDYHELSQNPYGILKGVVDSRSFRKGSWGAEIVDDLKPLESDIVIEGKRGLCGFASTNLDFILRSRGIRTIALGGFLTNCCVESTMRTGYEKGYDVVTLTDCTATLSEEEQRMAVEKNYPMFSRPMTHNDFLVALAGSGEVTTEGRGYEAV
- a CDS encoding aldehyde dehydrogenase family protein — its product is MAPPAVDAGAQVPPKAFCSVKAWISITNDMQQALDPSLRLETGMVHVSDTTVSDEPHVPFGGVKNSGIAREGRRYSLEKLTEVKWVTL